In one Pempheris klunzingeri isolate RE-2024b chromosome 8, fPemKlu1.hap1, whole genome shotgun sequence genomic region, the following are encoded:
- the cnot10 gene encoding CCR4-NOT transcription complex subunit 10 isoform X1, which translates to MAENTAEQHESKHDSSSSPGMTDQEKEVAASAYEAFSAGKYDESFKHLEALQELNREDYKIAMNKAVVEFYKSGQTTTGTLKQTLMAMKNQVHTSAEDIDGLDDVENSLLYYNQAIIHYHMRQYSEAISIGERLYQFLEPFEEKFAQAVCFLLVDLYLLTFQPEKALHLLAVLDKLSVQGSSRNGKGESNSSNKDGANQKAEFTAMIEAAKSKMHQYKVRAYIQMKSSKACKREIKSVMNTAGNSASSLFLKSNFEYLRGNYRKAVKLLNSSNIAEHPGPIKTGECVRCMFWNNLGCIHFAMGKHNLGIFYFKKALQENDHTCAQLGDGSNGQSKKFTGIPMCALLANKRYELLYNCGIQLLHIGRPLAAFECLMEAVQVYHSNPRLWLRLAECCISANKGGSEQESKGLPCKKGIVQSIVGQGYHRKIVLASQSTQNSTYSEGQSAAIPVASMEFAAICLRNALLLLPEHQQQDTKTENSSKSSSQSGSTESGSENSDACSGKGQETDKFLAAAPSSPLRKQEVENLRCSILACSAYVALALGDNLMALNHAEKLLHQTKVSGSLKFLGHLYAAEALISLDRISDAISHLNPENVSDVSIGVLTSEHDQGSDKGDEPVESSGKQTPLCYPSSVTSARAMMLFNLGSAYCLRSEYDKARKCLHQAASMVNTKEIPPEAILLGVYLELQNGNTQLALQIIKRNQLLPTTIQRVSPDSRKKPVQPVQPIQLPSSFTQIQRK; encoded by the exons ATGGCAGAAAACACAG caGAACAACACGAGTCAAAGCATGACAGCTCATCATCCCCTGGAATGACAGATCAAGAAAAAGAAGTGGCAGCCAGTGCATATGAAGCTTTTTCG GCTGGGAAGTACGACGAGTCTTTCAAACACCTTGAAGCCTTGCAGGAGCTCAACAGAGAGGACTACAAGATCGCCATGAATAAAGCTGTCGTAGAGTTTTACAAAAGCGGTCAAACTACCACAGGAACTCTGAAGCAGACTCTGATGGCAATGAAGAACCAG GTTCACACATCAGCAGAGGACATTGATGGGCTGGACGATGTTGAAAACAGCTTGCTGTACTATAATCAAGCCATCATCCACTATCATATGCGACAGTACTCTGAAGCCATCTCCATTGGAGAGAGACTGTACCAGTTTCTGGAACCATTTG AAGAGAAGTTTGCTCAGGCTGTCTGCTTCCTGCTGGTGGATCTGTACCTGCTCACCTTCCAGCCAGAGAAGGCCCTCCATCTGCTGGCTGTACTGGACAAACTGTCTGTACAAGGAAGCAGCAGGAATGGCAAAGGAGAG AGCAATAGTTCAAACAAAGATGGAGCAAACCAGAAGGCAGAGTTCACCGCCATGATTGAGGCAGCCAAATCAAAGATGCATCAG TACAAAGTGAGAGCCTACATTCAGATGAAATCCTCCAAGGCCTGTAAAAGGGAGATCAAATCAGTGATGAACACAGCAGGCAAT TCTGCATCCTCACTCTTCCTTAAGAGTAATTTTGAGTACCTGAGAGGAAACTACCGGAAAGCAGTGAAGCTGTTGAACAGCTCCAACATTGCAGAGCACCCTGGACCCATCAAGACAG GTGAATGTGTTCGATGTATGTTCTGGAACAATCTGGGCTGCATTCACTTTGCAATGGGGAAACATAACCTAGGCATTTTCTACTTCAAGAAGGCGCTGCAAGAGAATGACCACACCTGCGCACAGCTGGGAGACGGCAGCAACGGTCAAT CTAAGAAGTTCACAGGTATCCCCATGTGTGCTCTACTAGCCAACAAGCGCTATGAGCTGCTATATAACTGTGGTATTCAGCTGCTGCACATCGGCAGGCCTTTGGCAGCATTTGAGTGCCTGATGGAGGCGGTGCAGGTCTACCACTCCAACCCTCGCCTGTGGCTGCGGCTCGCCGAGTGCTGCATCTCTGCTAACAAGGGG GGGTCGGAACAGGAGAGCAAAGGGTTACCTTGTAAAAAAGGTATAGTTCAGTCTATTGTCGGACAGGGCTACCATCGCAAGATTGTCCTGGCGTCCCAGTCGACCCAGAATTCTACCTACAG tgaagGCCAGTCAGCAGCTATTCCAGTAGCCAGTATGGAGTTTGCAGCCATCTGCCTGAGGAACGCTCTGCTACTGCTGCCTgaacaccagcagcaggacacCAAGACAGAGAACAGCTCCAAGAGCTCCAGTCAGTCAGGAAGCACCGAGAGTGGCAGCGAGAACAGTGATGCCTGCAG tggGAAAGGTCAGGAGACTGATAAGTTCTTGGCTGCAGCTCCATCATCTCCTCTTAGAAAACAGGAGGTAGAAAACCTGAG GTGCTCCATCCTGGCCTGTAGTGCCTATGTGGCACTAGCATTGGGAGACAACCTGATGGCTCTAAACCATGCTGAGAAACTGCTCCATCAAACCAAGGTGTCCGGGTCCCTCAA GTTCCTGGGTCACCTCTATGCTGCTGAAGCCCTCATCTCATTGGACAGGATTTCTGATGCTATTTCTCACCTTAACCCAGAAAATGTCAGTGACGTGTCAATAGGAGTGCTGACCAGTGAGCACGACCAAG GATCTGACAAAGGAGACGAGCCTGTCGAGTCCT cagggaAGCAGACGCCCCTGTGTTACCCCAGCAGTGTGACATCAGCTCGTGCCATGATGCTCTTCAACCTGGGCAGCGCCTACTGCTTGAGGAGCGAGTATGACAAGGCCCGCAAGTGCCTGCATCag GCTGCATCCATGGTGAACACTAAGGAGATTCCACCTGAGGCCATCCTGCTGGGAGTCTACTTAGAGCTGCAGAACG gaaaCACCCAGCTGGCCCTGCAGATCATCAAACGGAACCAGCTGCTGCCCACCACAATCCAGAGGGTCTCCCCAGACTCCCGCAAGAAACCTGTCCAGCCTGTCCAGCCCATCCAGCTGCCCTCATCCTTCACACAAATTCAGCGAAAATGA
- the cnot10 gene encoding CCR4-NOT transcription complex subunit 10 isoform X2: MAENTEQHESKHDSSSSPGMTDQEKEVAASAYEAFSAGKYDESFKHLEALQELNREDYKIAMNKAVVEFYKSGQTTTGTLKQTLMAMKNQVHTSAEDIDGLDDVENSLLYYNQAIIHYHMRQYSEAISIGERLYQFLEPFEEKFAQAVCFLLVDLYLLTFQPEKALHLLAVLDKLSVQGSSRNGKGESNSSNKDGANQKAEFTAMIEAAKSKMHQYKVRAYIQMKSSKACKREIKSVMNTAGNSASSLFLKSNFEYLRGNYRKAVKLLNSSNIAEHPGPIKTGECVRCMFWNNLGCIHFAMGKHNLGIFYFKKALQENDHTCAQLGDGSNGQSKKFTGIPMCALLANKRYELLYNCGIQLLHIGRPLAAFECLMEAVQVYHSNPRLWLRLAECCISANKGGSEQESKGLPCKKGIVQSIVGQGYHRKIVLASQSTQNSTYSEGQSAAIPVASMEFAAICLRNALLLLPEHQQQDTKTENSSKSSSQSGSTESGSENSDACSGKGQETDKFLAAAPSSPLRKQEVENLRCSILACSAYVALALGDNLMALNHAEKLLHQTKVSGSLKFLGHLYAAEALISLDRISDAISHLNPENVSDVSIGVLTSEHDQGSDKGDEPVESSGKQTPLCYPSSVTSARAMMLFNLGSAYCLRSEYDKARKCLHQAASMVNTKEIPPEAILLGVYLELQNGNTQLALQIIKRNQLLPTTIQRVSPDSRKKPVQPVQPIQLPSSFTQIQRK; this comes from the exons ATGGCAGAAAACACAG AACAACACGAGTCAAAGCATGACAGCTCATCATCCCCTGGAATGACAGATCAAGAAAAAGAAGTGGCAGCCAGTGCATATGAAGCTTTTTCG GCTGGGAAGTACGACGAGTCTTTCAAACACCTTGAAGCCTTGCAGGAGCTCAACAGAGAGGACTACAAGATCGCCATGAATAAAGCTGTCGTAGAGTTTTACAAAAGCGGTCAAACTACCACAGGAACTCTGAAGCAGACTCTGATGGCAATGAAGAACCAG GTTCACACATCAGCAGAGGACATTGATGGGCTGGACGATGTTGAAAACAGCTTGCTGTACTATAATCAAGCCATCATCCACTATCATATGCGACAGTACTCTGAAGCCATCTCCATTGGAGAGAGACTGTACCAGTTTCTGGAACCATTTG AAGAGAAGTTTGCTCAGGCTGTCTGCTTCCTGCTGGTGGATCTGTACCTGCTCACCTTCCAGCCAGAGAAGGCCCTCCATCTGCTGGCTGTACTGGACAAACTGTCTGTACAAGGAAGCAGCAGGAATGGCAAAGGAGAG AGCAATAGTTCAAACAAAGATGGAGCAAACCAGAAGGCAGAGTTCACCGCCATGATTGAGGCAGCCAAATCAAAGATGCATCAG TACAAAGTGAGAGCCTACATTCAGATGAAATCCTCCAAGGCCTGTAAAAGGGAGATCAAATCAGTGATGAACACAGCAGGCAAT TCTGCATCCTCACTCTTCCTTAAGAGTAATTTTGAGTACCTGAGAGGAAACTACCGGAAAGCAGTGAAGCTGTTGAACAGCTCCAACATTGCAGAGCACCCTGGACCCATCAAGACAG GTGAATGTGTTCGATGTATGTTCTGGAACAATCTGGGCTGCATTCACTTTGCAATGGGGAAACATAACCTAGGCATTTTCTACTTCAAGAAGGCGCTGCAAGAGAATGACCACACCTGCGCACAGCTGGGAGACGGCAGCAACGGTCAAT CTAAGAAGTTCACAGGTATCCCCATGTGTGCTCTACTAGCCAACAAGCGCTATGAGCTGCTATATAACTGTGGTATTCAGCTGCTGCACATCGGCAGGCCTTTGGCAGCATTTGAGTGCCTGATGGAGGCGGTGCAGGTCTACCACTCCAACCCTCGCCTGTGGCTGCGGCTCGCCGAGTGCTGCATCTCTGCTAACAAGGGG GGGTCGGAACAGGAGAGCAAAGGGTTACCTTGTAAAAAAGGTATAGTTCAGTCTATTGTCGGACAGGGCTACCATCGCAAGATTGTCCTGGCGTCCCAGTCGACCCAGAATTCTACCTACAG tgaagGCCAGTCAGCAGCTATTCCAGTAGCCAGTATGGAGTTTGCAGCCATCTGCCTGAGGAACGCTCTGCTACTGCTGCCTgaacaccagcagcaggacacCAAGACAGAGAACAGCTCCAAGAGCTCCAGTCAGTCAGGAAGCACCGAGAGTGGCAGCGAGAACAGTGATGCCTGCAG tggGAAAGGTCAGGAGACTGATAAGTTCTTGGCTGCAGCTCCATCATCTCCTCTTAGAAAACAGGAGGTAGAAAACCTGAG GTGCTCCATCCTGGCCTGTAGTGCCTATGTGGCACTAGCATTGGGAGACAACCTGATGGCTCTAAACCATGCTGAGAAACTGCTCCATCAAACCAAGGTGTCCGGGTCCCTCAA GTTCCTGGGTCACCTCTATGCTGCTGAAGCCCTCATCTCATTGGACAGGATTTCTGATGCTATTTCTCACCTTAACCCAGAAAATGTCAGTGACGTGTCAATAGGAGTGCTGACCAGTGAGCACGACCAAG GATCTGACAAAGGAGACGAGCCTGTCGAGTCCT cagggaAGCAGACGCCCCTGTGTTACCCCAGCAGTGTGACATCAGCTCGTGCCATGATGCTCTTCAACCTGGGCAGCGCCTACTGCTTGAGGAGCGAGTATGACAAGGCCCGCAAGTGCCTGCATCag GCTGCATCCATGGTGAACACTAAGGAGATTCCACCTGAGGCCATCCTGCTGGGAGTCTACTTAGAGCTGCAGAACG gaaaCACCCAGCTGGCCCTGCAGATCATCAAACGGAACCAGCTGCTGCCCACCACAATCCAGAGGGTCTCCCCAGACTCCCGCAAGAAACCTGTCCAGCCTGTCCAGCCCATCCAGCTGCCCTCATCCTTCACACAAATTCAGCGAAAATGA
- the cnot10 gene encoding CCR4-NOT transcription complex subunit 10 isoform X3 — translation MAENTAEQHESKHDSSSSPGMTDQEKEVAASAYEAFSAGKYDESFKHLEALQELNREDYKIAMNKAVVEFYKSGQTTTGTLKQTLMAMKNQVHTSAEDIDGLDDVENSLLYYNQAIIHYHMRQYSEAISIGERLYQFLEPFEKFAQAVCFLLVDLYLLTFQPEKALHLLAVLDKLSVQGSSRNGKGESNSSNKDGANQKAEFTAMIEAAKSKMHQYKVRAYIQMKSSKACKREIKSVMNTAGNSASSLFLKSNFEYLRGNYRKAVKLLNSSNIAEHPGPIKTGECVRCMFWNNLGCIHFAMGKHNLGIFYFKKALQENDHTCAQLGDGSNGQSKKFTGIPMCALLANKRYELLYNCGIQLLHIGRPLAAFECLMEAVQVYHSNPRLWLRLAECCISANKGGSEQESKGLPCKKGIVQSIVGQGYHRKIVLASQSTQNSTYSEGQSAAIPVASMEFAAICLRNALLLLPEHQQQDTKTENSSKSSSQSGSTESGSENSDACSGKGQETDKFLAAAPSSPLRKQEVENLRCSILACSAYVALALGDNLMALNHAEKLLHQTKVSGSLKFLGHLYAAEALISLDRISDAISHLNPENVSDVSIGVLTSEHDQGSDKGDEPVESSGKQTPLCYPSSVTSARAMMLFNLGSAYCLRSEYDKARKCLHQAASMVNTKEIPPEAILLGVYLELQNGNTQLALQIIKRNQLLPTTIQRVSPDSRKKPVQPVQPIQLPSSFTQIQRK, via the exons ATGGCAGAAAACACAG caGAACAACACGAGTCAAAGCATGACAGCTCATCATCCCCTGGAATGACAGATCAAGAAAAAGAAGTGGCAGCCAGTGCATATGAAGCTTTTTCG GCTGGGAAGTACGACGAGTCTTTCAAACACCTTGAAGCCTTGCAGGAGCTCAACAGAGAGGACTACAAGATCGCCATGAATAAAGCTGTCGTAGAGTTTTACAAAAGCGGTCAAACTACCACAGGAACTCTGAAGCAGACTCTGATGGCAATGAAGAACCAG GTTCACACATCAGCAGAGGACATTGATGGGCTGGACGATGTTGAAAACAGCTTGCTGTACTATAATCAAGCCATCATCCACTATCATATGCGACAGTACTCTGAAGCCATCTCCATTGGAGAGAGACTGTACCAGTTTCTGGAACCATTTG AGAAGTTTGCTCAGGCTGTCTGCTTCCTGCTGGTGGATCTGTACCTGCTCACCTTCCAGCCAGAGAAGGCCCTCCATCTGCTGGCTGTACTGGACAAACTGTCTGTACAAGGAAGCAGCAGGAATGGCAAAGGAGAG AGCAATAGTTCAAACAAAGATGGAGCAAACCAGAAGGCAGAGTTCACCGCCATGATTGAGGCAGCCAAATCAAAGATGCATCAG TACAAAGTGAGAGCCTACATTCAGATGAAATCCTCCAAGGCCTGTAAAAGGGAGATCAAATCAGTGATGAACACAGCAGGCAAT TCTGCATCCTCACTCTTCCTTAAGAGTAATTTTGAGTACCTGAGAGGAAACTACCGGAAAGCAGTGAAGCTGTTGAACAGCTCCAACATTGCAGAGCACCCTGGACCCATCAAGACAG GTGAATGTGTTCGATGTATGTTCTGGAACAATCTGGGCTGCATTCACTTTGCAATGGGGAAACATAACCTAGGCATTTTCTACTTCAAGAAGGCGCTGCAAGAGAATGACCACACCTGCGCACAGCTGGGAGACGGCAGCAACGGTCAAT CTAAGAAGTTCACAGGTATCCCCATGTGTGCTCTACTAGCCAACAAGCGCTATGAGCTGCTATATAACTGTGGTATTCAGCTGCTGCACATCGGCAGGCCTTTGGCAGCATTTGAGTGCCTGATGGAGGCGGTGCAGGTCTACCACTCCAACCCTCGCCTGTGGCTGCGGCTCGCCGAGTGCTGCATCTCTGCTAACAAGGGG GGGTCGGAACAGGAGAGCAAAGGGTTACCTTGTAAAAAAGGTATAGTTCAGTCTATTGTCGGACAGGGCTACCATCGCAAGATTGTCCTGGCGTCCCAGTCGACCCAGAATTCTACCTACAG tgaagGCCAGTCAGCAGCTATTCCAGTAGCCAGTATGGAGTTTGCAGCCATCTGCCTGAGGAACGCTCTGCTACTGCTGCCTgaacaccagcagcaggacacCAAGACAGAGAACAGCTCCAAGAGCTCCAGTCAGTCAGGAAGCACCGAGAGTGGCAGCGAGAACAGTGATGCCTGCAG tggGAAAGGTCAGGAGACTGATAAGTTCTTGGCTGCAGCTCCATCATCTCCTCTTAGAAAACAGGAGGTAGAAAACCTGAG GTGCTCCATCCTGGCCTGTAGTGCCTATGTGGCACTAGCATTGGGAGACAACCTGATGGCTCTAAACCATGCTGAGAAACTGCTCCATCAAACCAAGGTGTCCGGGTCCCTCAA GTTCCTGGGTCACCTCTATGCTGCTGAAGCCCTCATCTCATTGGACAGGATTTCTGATGCTATTTCTCACCTTAACCCAGAAAATGTCAGTGACGTGTCAATAGGAGTGCTGACCAGTGAGCACGACCAAG GATCTGACAAAGGAGACGAGCCTGTCGAGTCCT cagggaAGCAGACGCCCCTGTGTTACCCCAGCAGTGTGACATCAGCTCGTGCCATGATGCTCTTCAACCTGGGCAGCGCCTACTGCTTGAGGAGCGAGTATGACAAGGCCCGCAAGTGCCTGCATCag GCTGCATCCATGGTGAACACTAAGGAGATTCCACCTGAGGCCATCCTGCTGGGAGTCTACTTAGAGCTGCAGAACG gaaaCACCCAGCTGGCCCTGCAGATCATCAAACGGAACCAGCTGCTGCCCACCACAATCCAGAGGGTCTCCCCAGACTCCCGCAAGAAACCTGTCCAGCCTGTCCAGCCCATCCAGCTGCCCTCATCCTTCACACAAATTCAGCGAAAATGA
- the cnot10 gene encoding CCR4-NOT transcription complex subunit 10 isoform X4, with translation MAENTAEQHESKHDSSSSPGMTDQEKEVAASAYEAFSAGKYDESFKHLEALQELNREDYKIAMNKAVVEFYKSGQTTTGTLKQTLMAMKNQVHTSAEDIDGLDDVENSLLYYNQAIIHYHMRQYSEAISIGERLYQFLEPFEEKFAQAVCFLLVDLYLLTFQPEKALHLLAVLDKLSVQGSSRNGKGESNSSNKDGANQKAEFTAMIEAAKSKMHQYKVRAYIQMKSSKACKREIKSVMNTAGNSASSLFLKSNFEYLRGNYRKAVKLLNSSNIAEHPGPIKTGECVRCMFWNNLGCIHFAMGKHNLGIFYFKKALQENDHTCAQLGDGSNGQSKKFTGIPMCALLANKRYELLYNCGIQLLHIGRPLAAFECLMEAVQVYHSNPRLWLRLAECCISANKGGSEQESKGLPCKKGIVQSIVGQGYHRKIVLASQSTQNSTYSEGQSAAIPVASMEFAAICLRNALLLLPEHQQQDTKTENSSKSSSQSGSTESGSENSDACSGKGQETDKFLAAAPSSPLRKQEVENLRCSILACSAYVALALGDNLMALNHAEKLLHQTKVSGSLKFLGHLYAAEALISLDRISDAISHLNPENVSDVSIGVLTSEHDQGSDKGDEPVESWKQTPLCYPSSVTSARAMMLFNLGSAYCLRSEYDKARKCLHQAASMVNTKEIPPEAILLGVYLELQNGNTQLALQIIKRNQLLPTTIQRVSPDSRKKPVQPVQPIQLPSSFTQIQRK, from the exons ATGGCAGAAAACACAG caGAACAACACGAGTCAAAGCATGACAGCTCATCATCCCCTGGAATGACAGATCAAGAAAAAGAAGTGGCAGCCAGTGCATATGAAGCTTTTTCG GCTGGGAAGTACGACGAGTCTTTCAAACACCTTGAAGCCTTGCAGGAGCTCAACAGAGAGGACTACAAGATCGCCATGAATAAAGCTGTCGTAGAGTTTTACAAAAGCGGTCAAACTACCACAGGAACTCTGAAGCAGACTCTGATGGCAATGAAGAACCAG GTTCACACATCAGCAGAGGACATTGATGGGCTGGACGATGTTGAAAACAGCTTGCTGTACTATAATCAAGCCATCATCCACTATCATATGCGACAGTACTCTGAAGCCATCTCCATTGGAGAGAGACTGTACCAGTTTCTGGAACCATTTG AAGAGAAGTTTGCTCAGGCTGTCTGCTTCCTGCTGGTGGATCTGTACCTGCTCACCTTCCAGCCAGAGAAGGCCCTCCATCTGCTGGCTGTACTGGACAAACTGTCTGTACAAGGAAGCAGCAGGAATGGCAAAGGAGAG AGCAATAGTTCAAACAAAGATGGAGCAAACCAGAAGGCAGAGTTCACCGCCATGATTGAGGCAGCCAAATCAAAGATGCATCAG TACAAAGTGAGAGCCTACATTCAGATGAAATCCTCCAAGGCCTGTAAAAGGGAGATCAAATCAGTGATGAACACAGCAGGCAAT TCTGCATCCTCACTCTTCCTTAAGAGTAATTTTGAGTACCTGAGAGGAAACTACCGGAAAGCAGTGAAGCTGTTGAACAGCTCCAACATTGCAGAGCACCCTGGACCCATCAAGACAG GTGAATGTGTTCGATGTATGTTCTGGAACAATCTGGGCTGCATTCACTTTGCAATGGGGAAACATAACCTAGGCATTTTCTACTTCAAGAAGGCGCTGCAAGAGAATGACCACACCTGCGCACAGCTGGGAGACGGCAGCAACGGTCAAT CTAAGAAGTTCACAGGTATCCCCATGTGTGCTCTACTAGCCAACAAGCGCTATGAGCTGCTATATAACTGTGGTATTCAGCTGCTGCACATCGGCAGGCCTTTGGCAGCATTTGAGTGCCTGATGGAGGCGGTGCAGGTCTACCACTCCAACCCTCGCCTGTGGCTGCGGCTCGCCGAGTGCTGCATCTCTGCTAACAAGGGG GGGTCGGAACAGGAGAGCAAAGGGTTACCTTGTAAAAAAGGTATAGTTCAGTCTATTGTCGGACAGGGCTACCATCGCAAGATTGTCCTGGCGTCCCAGTCGACCCAGAATTCTACCTACAG tgaagGCCAGTCAGCAGCTATTCCAGTAGCCAGTATGGAGTTTGCAGCCATCTGCCTGAGGAACGCTCTGCTACTGCTGCCTgaacaccagcagcaggacacCAAGACAGAGAACAGCTCCAAGAGCTCCAGTCAGTCAGGAAGCACCGAGAGTGGCAGCGAGAACAGTGATGCCTGCAG tggGAAAGGTCAGGAGACTGATAAGTTCTTGGCTGCAGCTCCATCATCTCCTCTTAGAAAACAGGAGGTAGAAAACCTGAG GTGCTCCATCCTGGCCTGTAGTGCCTATGTGGCACTAGCATTGGGAGACAACCTGATGGCTCTAAACCATGCTGAGAAACTGCTCCATCAAACCAAGGTGTCCGGGTCCCTCAA GTTCCTGGGTCACCTCTATGCTGCTGAAGCCCTCATCTCATTGGACAGGATTTCTGATGCTATTTCTCACCTTAACCCAGAAAATGTCAGTGACGTGTCAATAGGAGTGCTGACCAGTGAGCACGACCAAG GATCTGACAAAGGAGACGAGCCTGTCGAGTCCT ggaAGCAGACGCCCCTGTGTTACCCCAGCAGTGTGACATCAGCTCGTGCCATGATGCTCTTCAACCTGGGCAGCGCCTACTGCTTGAGGAGCGAGTATGACAAGGCCCGCAAGTGCCTGCATCag GCTGCATCCATGGTGAACACTAAGGAGATTCCACCTGAGGCCATCCTGCTGGGAGTCTACTTAGAGCTGCAGAACG gaaaCACCCAGCTGGCCCTGCAGATCATCAAACGGAACCAGCTGCTGCCCACCACAATCCAGAGGGTCTCCCCAGACTCCCGCAAGAAACCTGTCCAGCCTGTCCAGCCCATCCAGCTGCCCTCATCCTTCACACAAATTCAGCGAAAATGA